In one Hypanus sabinus isolate sHypSab1 chromosome 11, sHypSab1.hap1, whole genome shotgun sequence genomic region, the following are encoded:
- the LOC132401892 gene encoding AP-1 complex subunit mu-1-like has translation MVVKMNCQEDVTGACPGNCWSENFMSNVITLLGLYIWKLEMAFSAIYFLDNKGQVLISRNYRGDVEMSVIEKFMPLLLNNEEDGALCPILKQGQVYFLWIKYKDIYMVCTIKRNTNISLSFSFLFKVKQILIEYFGDLEQESIKDNFILIYELLDEIMDFGYPQITETTILQEYITQEGYKLKKGAPRPPAAVTNAVSWRSEGIKYRKNEFFMDIIESINLLVNTRGCIVHSEILGQILINCCLSGMPEVSLGFNDNALFNQNSINANMVDFEDIKFHSSVRLSRFENERVISFIPPDKEFELMSYRVTNRVRPYIVVEAALQKYSHSRMEITTKVKGQFKNNIMATDVEIIIPVPSDASSPRFSTVKGSVEWVPEDSAIIWTINSIKGGKEFVMKAHLGLPSVEAEEPEAKPPIRVNFKIQYLAASGLQIKYVRIIEKGRYEATSWVRCLTKSGDFQIRI, from the exons ATGGTAGTGAAAATGAACTGTCAGGAGGATGTCACTGGCGCTTGTCCAGGGAACTGCTGGTCAGAG AATTTTATGTCCAATGTGATCACTCTTCTTGGATTATACATCTGGAAACTGGAGATGGCATTTTCTGCTATTTACTTTTTGGATAACAAAGGGCAG GTTCTTATCTCACGCAATTACCGAGGAGATGTTGAAATGTCAGTGATCGAGAAGTTCATGCCTTTACTTCTAAACAATGAGGAGGATGGAGCCTTGTGTCCTATTTTAAAGCAAGGCCAAGTCTATTTTCTATGGATTAAGTACAAAGACATCTACA TGGTATGTACAATAAAGAGAAACACCAACATTTCGTTGTCATTTTCATTTCTCTTCAAAGTAAAGCAG ATTTTGATAGAGTACTTTGGAGATCTTGAACAGGAGAGTATAAAAGACAATTTTATTCTAATCTATGAGCTGCTTGACGAGATTATGGACTTTGGTTATCCGCAGATCACTGAAACCACGATCCTGCAGGA ATATATCACACAGGAAGGCTACAAATTGAAGAAAGGGGCACCTAGACCCCCAGCTGCTGTAACCAATGCTGTATCCTGGAGATCAGAAGGAATCAAATATCGCAAGAATGAATTTTTCATGGATATCATTGAGTCAATTAACCTCCTG GTTAATACACGTGGCTGTATTGTCCACAGCGAGATTCTGGGACAAATTCTGATTAATTGCTGCCTGAGCGGGATGCCTGAAGTCAGCTTAGGCTTCAATGACAATGCTCTTTTCAACCAGAATTCAA TAAATGCTAACATGGTGGACTTTGAAGATATAAAATTTCATTCGTCTGTTCGGCTATCTCGCTTTGAGAATGAACGCGTCATCTCCTTCATCCCACCAGACAAGGAGTTTGAACTGATGTCCTATCGAGTTACCAACCGA GTCAGACCATATATAGTGGTTGAAGCAGCTCTACAGAAATACTCACATAGCAGAATGGAGATCACAACAAAG GTTAAAGGACAATTCAAGAACAACATTATGGCTACAGACGTTGAGATTATTATCCCTGTCCCCAGTGATGCTTCATCCCCAAGATTCAGCACTGTTAAGGGTTCTGTAGAATGGGTACCCGAGGACAGTGCCATCATCTGGACTATAAATTCAATTAAA GGAGGGAAAGAATTTGTAATGAAGGCACATCTGGGATTACCGAGTGTAGAGGCTGAGGAACCTGAAGCGAAACCTCCAATCAGAGTGAATTTCAAAATCCAGTACCTAGCCGCATCCGGTCTACAG ATCAAATACGTGCGAATAATAGAAAAGGGACGCTATGAGGCAACTTCCTGGGTTCGATGCCTAACAAAAAGTGGAG ATTTTCAGATTcgcatataa